In Pseudomonas rhizosphaerae, one DNA window encodes the following:
- a CDS encoding low molecular weight protein-tyrosine-phosphatase — MINKVLVICIGNICRSPMAVALLRHHAPHLQVESAGLKACVGEDMHALTAQVLSDNQIARPAHAACQLTDERVRWADLILVMDQRQLRSITDKAPHTRGKTFLIGKWRDDFEIDDPYRRPLSAFQRTYTELTLCIEGWLPYLSSEDRQR; from the coding sequence ATGATCAACAAGGTTCTGGTGATCTGCATCGGCAACATCTGCCGCAGCCCCATGGCAGTGGCGCTGTTGCGCCACCACGCGCCGCACCTGCAGGTCGAATCGGCGGGCCTGAAGGCCTGCGTCGGCGAAGACATGCATGCCCTCACAGCGCAGGTGTTGAGCGACAACCAGATAGCACGGCCGGCACACGCTGCCTGCCAGCTGACCGACGAGAGGGTGCGCTGGGCAGATCTGATTCTGGTCATGGACCAGCGCCAGCTGCGCAGCATCACCGACAAGGCCCCGCACACGCGAGGCAAAACGTTTCTGATCGGCAAGTGGCGCGACGACTTCGAAATCGACGATCCCTATCGCCGCCCCCTTTCAGCCTTCCAACGTACCTACACCGAATTGACTCTGTGTATCGAAGGCTGGTTGCCCTACCTGAGTTCCGAGGATCGACAAAGATGA
- a CDS encoding glycosyltransferase family 2 protein, translated as MKRTEQQIMQAWPQGQEPLLSITCPAYNQVDYIEQTLNSFLAQRTTFAFEILINDDASSDGTMAVIEQYAAQYPNIIKPVFHQHNQYQLGRWCFPALFNRARGKYIAYCEGDDYWIDPLKLQKQVQFLEANSDYVLTYHDAMAFDSEGDRGIQLTGKYQADATAMDLLKARPISTLTTCFRNVLHELPRELEHAPVLDLCWWSMLGAHGKGKYLADIAPARYRLHPGGIFSQRPGQNKLQMTLHTYACLANYYFRQGDRVLYEHFLVQVSGMCVAAIRPVQKFKALLHVSGNVSRNLLRRLTPAAARG; from the coding sequence ATGAAGCGGACCGAACAACAGATCATGCAAGCCTGGCCCCAGGGGCAGGAACCGTTGCTGTCGATCACCTGCCCGGCCTACAACCAGGTCGACTACATCGAGCAGACGTTGAACAGCTTCCTGGCGCAACGCACCACGTTCGCCTTCGAGATCCTGATCAACGACGACGCCTCCAGCGACGGCACCATGGCAGTGATCGAGCAGTACGCTGCGCAGTACCCGAACATCATCAAACCGGTGTTCCACCAGCACAACCAGTACCAACTGGGCCGCTGGTGCTTCCCGGCGCTGTTCAACCGAGCACGCGGCAAGTACATCGCCTATTGCGAAGGCGACGATTACTGGATCGACCCGCTCAAGCTGCAGAAGCAGGTGCAGTTCCTGGAGGCCAACAGCGACTACGTGCTGACCTACCACGACGCCATGGCCTTCGACAGCGAGGGTGATCGGGGCATTCAGCTGACCGGCAAGTACCAGGCCGACGCCACCGCCATGGACCTGCTCAAGGCCCGGCCGATCTCGACCCTCACCACCTGCTTTCGCAACGTGCTGCACGAGCTGCCCCGCGAGCTGGAACATGCGCCGGTGCTGGACCTGTGCTGGTGGTCGATGCTCGGTGCGCACGGCAAGGGCAAGTACCTGGCCGACATCGCTCCGGCGCGCTACCGCCTGCACCCGGGCGGCATCTTTTCCCAGCGCCCGGGCCAGAACAAATTGCAGATGACCCTGCACACCTACGCGTGCCTGGCCAACTACTACTTCCGCCAGGGCGACCGCGTGCTCTACGAGCACTTCCTGGTGCAGGTGTCCGGCATGTGCGTGGCAGCGATCAGGCCGGTGCAGAAGTTCAAGGCCTTGCTGCATGTGTCGGGCAACGTCAGCCGCAACCTGCTGCGGCGCCTGACGCCTGCCGCGGCAAGGGGCTGA
- a CDS encoding lipopolysaccharide biosynthesis protein translates to MNKRSVIHNTALSYLGQAYALVIGILIMPFYLSHLGAEAYGLIGFYAVMQAWLLLLDAGVSPSLVRQIAHHQGSSDSAAAKRIGGWLMRSFELVFLPMAVVCALAVYLASDWMATHWLQAQALDPQTIVNCVILMGVMIGLRLFATLYKSGLQGLEMHAWLNNANVVIATLRYFGGLVLVTWVSQDAQVFFEFQLFVALVETLIFAAKAYRHLPAPTPLSGFNWALVKPILPFAASVSLTAVVWIVLTQLDKVLLSKVLPLAEYGYFSLVALLTTGIMMMINPLVQTLLPRMTVQVAEGREGDMHALYLGASRFVSTFLFPLAAIIAFYAEPLLFAWSGDAQAAQWGAPILFWYALGSAILAVSAFQYHLQYAYGEMRLHIWYSVISAAISVPAMIIAVYGWGALGAAVTWFTLRLVSFALWPQVVHRRLAPGLHRPWLRDILRISLSTVLGVLLTHPLFKAIAGGSSDRLVIFAALALCGVLTLALVAATYKPLAQRVFLKLSRASAER, encoded by the coding sequence ATGAACAAGCGTTCGGTCATCCACAACACTGCCCTCAGTTACCTCGGCCAGGCCTATGCGCTGGTGATCGGCATCTTGATCATGCCGTTCTACCTCAGCCACCTGGGCGCCGAGGCCTATGGCTTGATCGGCTTCTACGCCGTGATGCAGGCGTGGCTGCTGCTGCTCGACGCCGGTGTCTCGCCGTCGCTGGTACGCCAGATCGCCCATCACCAGGGCAGCAGCGACAGCGCGGCGGCCAAGCGCATCGGCGGTTGGCTGATGCGCTCCTTCGAGCTGGTGTTCCTGCCCATGGCAGTGGTGTGCGCCCTGGCCGTGTACCTGGCCAGCGACTGGATGGCCACGCACTGGCTGCAAGCCCAGGCACTGGACCCGCAGACCATCGTCAACTGCGTGATCCTGATGGGTGTGATGATCGGCCTGCGCCTGTTCGCCACCTTGTACAAGAGCGGCCTGCAAGGCCTGGAGATGCACGCCTGGTTGAACAACGCCAACGTGGTGATCGCCACCCTGCGCTACTTCGGCGGCCTGGTGCTGGTGACCTGGGTGTCGCAGGACGCTCAGGTGTTCTTCGAATTCCAACTGTTCGTGGCGCTGGTGGAGACCTTGATCTTTGCCGCCAAGGCCTACCGTCACCTGCCCGCACCGACCCCTCTGAGCGGGTTCAACTGGGCGCTGGTCAAGCCGATCCTGCCGTTCGCCGCCAGCGTGTCGCTGACCGCCGTGGTGTGGATCGTCCTGACCCAGCTGGACAAGGTGCTGTTGTCCAAGGTACTGCCGCTGGCCGAATACGGTTACTTTTCGCTGGTCGCACTGCTGACCACTGGGATCATGATGATGATCAACCCGCTGGTGCAGACGCTGCTGCCGCGCATGACGGTGCAGGTCGCCGAAGGCCGGGAAGGCGACATGCATGCCCTGTACCTGGGTGCCAGCCGCTTCGTCAGCACCTTCCTGTTCCCCCTGGCGGCGATCATCGCGTTCTACGCCGAGCCCTTGCTGTTCGCCTGGAGCGGCGACGCCCAGGCCGCCCAGTGGGGTGCACCGATTCTGTTCTGGTACGCCTTGGGCAGCGCCATCCTGGCCGTCAGCGCGTTCCAGTACCACCTGCAATACGCCTACGGCGAAATGCGCCTGCACATCTGGTACAGCGTGATTTCGGCGGCAATCAGCGTGCCGGCGATGATCATTGCGGTGTACGGCTGGGGCGCCCTGGGCGCGGCCGTGACCTGGTTCACGCTGCGCCTGGTGTCTTTCGCGCTGTGGCCGCAAGTGGTGCATCGGCGCCTGGCGCCTGGCCTGCACCGGCCCTGGCTGCGCGACATTCTGCGCATCAGCCTGAGCACCGTGCTCGGCGTGCTGCTGACCCATCCGCTGTTCAAGGCCATTGCCGGCGGGTCCAGCGACCGCCTGGTGATCTTCGCGGCCCTGGCCCTGTGCGGCGTGCTGACGCTGGCCCTGGTGGCGGCCACCTACAAACCACTGGCCCAGCGGGTTTTCCTGAAGTTGAGCAGAGCGAGCGCCGAACGATGA
- a CDS encoding DegT/DnrJ/EryC1/StrS family aminotransferase gives MINVTKAYLGDIDKFKAYVDRIYASHWLTNHGPLCCELEERLKDYLGVRHLILTNNGTLALQVAYRALGLSGSAVTTPFSFVATSSSLHWEGIRPVFADIDPHTWNLDPEQIPGSLQADTSAIVATHVFGNPCAVERIEAIARQYRLKVVYDGAHAFAVKHAGQSVYNWGDASTLSFHATKLFHTIEGGAIVTNDDEVAARVRKLCNFGITDVDKIEGLGTNAKLNEFCAAMGLSVLDDIDNILERRAEMGHYYTQRLGNYFDLQRQAEGSQINYSYFPVALQNETQVLQTRTALQAAGITPRRYFYPSLDTLEYLQPQAVQYQSRRLSDRVLCLPIYPGLARAVQDQVVDTLLRGHELRYPQPVSWATAV, from the coding sequence ATGATCAACGTAACCAAGGCCTATCTGGGCGACATCGACAAGTTCAAGGCCTATGTGGACCGTATCTACGCCTCCCACTGGCTGACCAACCACGGTCCGCTGTGCTGCGAACTGGAGGAACGCCTCAAGGATTACCTGGGCGTGCGCCACCTGATCCTGACCAATAACGGCACCCTGGCACTGCAAGTGGCCTACCGCGCACTGGGTCTCTCCGGCAGCGCCGTGACCACGCCGTTCAGCTTCGTCGCCACCAGCAGTTCGCTGCACTGGGAAGGCATTCGCCCGGTGTTCGCCGACATCGATCCGCACACCTGGAACCTCGACCCCGAGCAGATCCCGGGCAGCCTGCAGGCCGACACCAGCGCCATCGTCGCTACCCACGTGTTCGGCAACCCCTGCGCCGTGGAACGCATCGAAGCGATTGCCCGCCAGTACCGCCTCAAGGTGGTGTACGACGGCGCCCACGCCTTTGCCGTGAAGCACGCCGGCCAGTCCGTGTACAACTGGGGCGATGCCAGCACCCTGAGCTTTCATGCGACCAAGCTGTTCCACACCATCGAGGGTGGCGCGATCGTCACCAACGACGACGAGGTGGCAGCCCGGGTGCGCAAGCTGTGCAACTTCGGCATCACCGACGTGGACAAGATCGAAGGCCTGGGCACCAACGCCAAGCTCAACGAATTCTGTGCCGCCATGGGGTTGAGCGTACTCGACGACATCGACAACATCCTCGAGCGCCGTGCCGAGATGGGCCACTACTACACCCAGCGGCTGGGCAACTACTTCGACCTGCAACGCCAGGCCGAGGGCAGCCAGATCAACTACAGCTACTTCCCGGTGGCCTTGCAGAACGAAACCCAGGTGCTGCAGACGCGCACGGCGTTGCAGGCGGCGGGCATCACGCCACGACGCTATTTTTACCCCTCGCTCGATACCCTGGAGTACCTGCAGCCACAAGCGGTGCAGTACCAGTCGCGACGCCTGAGCGATCGCGTGCTCTGCCTGCCCATCTACCCAGGGCTGGCACGCGCCGTTCAGGATCAAGTCGTCGACACTCTTTTGCGCGGTCACGAGCTGCGTTATCCCCAACCCGTTTCATGGGCCACTGCAGTATGA
- a CDS encoding carbon-nitrogen hydrolase family protein has product MRIALYQCQSQPLDVEGNLARLQARAREAAQWDVELLVLPEMFLSGYNIGAGVARNLAQASEGANAEQVAQIAQQSGLAILYGYPELDEQGNVYNSVQLIDRTGTRLGNYRKTHLFGDADRAMFSAGEQAPAVFEFNGWKLGLLICYDLEFPENARRLAAAGAELILVPTANMVPYGFIAEVTVRSRAFENQCYVAYANYCGKEMDFEYCGLSSIAGADGQQIAKAGRDEALIVGTLDKATLASARSAFTYLNDRRPDLY; this is encoded by the coding sequence ATGCGCATAGCCTTGTACCAATGCCAGTCCCAACCGCTCGACGTCGAGGGCAACCTTGCCCGCCTGCAGGCACGCGCCCGCGAGGCGGCGCAGTGGGACGTCGAACTGCTGGTACTGCCGGAGATGTTCCTGAGCGGCTACAACATCGGCGCAGGGGTGGCACGCAACCTGGCGCAGGCCAGTGAGGGTGCCAACGCCGAGCAGGTTGCGCAGATCGCCCAGCAGTCGGGCCTGGCCATCCTGTATGGCTACCCGGAACTGGATGAGCAGGGCAACGTGTACAACTCCGTGCAGTTGATCGACCGCACGGGGACGCGCCTGGGCAACTACCGCAAGACGCATCTGTTCGGGGACGCCGACCGTGCCATGTTCAGCGCGGGCGAACAGGCACCCGCCGTGTTCGAATTCAATGGCTGGAAGCTGGGCCTGCTGATCTGCTACGACCTGGAGTTCCCGGAAAACGCCCGCCGGCTGGCCGCTGCGGGGGCCGAGCTGATTCTGGTGCCTACTGCCAATATGGTGCCCTACGGGTTCATTGCCGAGGTGACCGTGCGCAGCCGCGCTTTCGAAAACCAGTGCTACGTGGCGTACGCCAACTATTGCGGCAAGGAGATGGACTTCGAATACTGCGGGCTCAGCAGCATTGCCGGCGCCGATGGACAGCAGATTGCCAAGGCGGGGCGCGATGAAGCGTTGATCGTCGGCACGCTGGACAAGGCAACCCTGGCGTCGGCACGCAGTGCTTTCACGTATCTGAACGATCGAAGACCCGATCTTTACTGA
- a CDS encoding flavin monoamine oxidase family protein, translated as MSPTSRHPADGKKPVTVFGPDFPYAFDDWIEHPAGLGVIPEHHHGAEVAIVGAGIAGLVAAYELMKLGLRPVVYEASKMGGRLRSQKFEGTEDIVAELGGMRFPVSSTAFYHYVDKLGLQTKPFPNPLTPASGSTVIDLEGETYYGQTLADLPALFQEVADAWADALEEGARFGDIQQAIRDRDVPRLKELWNTLVPLWDDRTFYDFVATSKAFAQLSFHHREVFGQVGFGTGGWDSDFPNSMLEIFRVVMTNCDDHQHLVVGGVEQVPLGLWKHVPERCAHWPAGTSLASLHRGAPRGGVKKIARAADGRFAVTDNWDDTRHYAAVLTTCQSWLLTTQIECEETLFSQKMWMALDRTRYMQSSKTFVMVDRPFWKDKDPETGRDLMSMTLTDRLTRGTYLFDHGDDKPGVICLSYAWMSDALKMLPHPVEKRVKLALDALKKIYPKVDIAARIIGDPITVSWEADPYFLGAFKGALPGHYRYNQRMYAHFMQSALPDAQRGIFIAGDDVSWTPAWVEGAVQTSLNAVWGIMAHFDGYTHPENPGPGDVFDELGPIALSD; from the coding sequence ATGAGCCCAACTTCGCGTCACCCCGCCGACGGCAAAAAGCCCGTTACCGTGTTCGGTCCGGATTTTCCCTACGCTTTCGATGACTGGATCGAGCATCCGGCTGGGCTGGGCGTAATTCCCGAACACCACCATGGGGCCGAAGTGGCCATCGTCGGTGCCGGGATCGCCGGGCTGGTGGCGGCCTACGAGCTGATGAAGCTGGGCCTGCGCCCTGTGGTGTACGAAGCCTCGAAAATGGGGGGGCGCCTGCGCTCGCAGAAGTTCGAGGGCACCGAGGACATCGTCGCTGAACTGGGCGGCATGCGTTTTCCGGTGTCTTCGACGGCGTTCTACCACTACGTCGACAAGCTCGGCCTGCAGACCAAGCCCTTCCCCAACCCGCTGACCCCGGCTTCGGGCAGCACCGTGATCGACCTGGAGGGCGAGACCTACTATGGCCAGACCCTGGCCGACCTGCCGGCGCTGTTTCAGGAAGTCGCAGACGCCTGGGCCGATGCGCTTGAGGAAGGCGCGCGCTTCGGTGACATTCAGCAGGCGATACGTGACCGGGACGTGCCGCGCCTCAAGGAATTGTGGAACACCCTGGTGCCCTTGTGGGACGACCGCACCTTCTATGATTTCGTGGCCACCTCCAAGGCCTTTGCGCAGTTGTCCTTCCATCACCGTGAAGTGTTCGGCCAGGTCGGCTTCGGTACCGGCGGCTGGGATTCGGACTTTCCCAACTCGATGCTGGAAATCTTCCGCGTGGTGATGACCAACTGCGACGATCACCAGCATCTGGTGGTCGGCGGCGTCGAGCAGGTGCCACTGGGCTTGTGGAAGCACGTGCCCGAACGCTGCGCCCATTGGCCTGCCGGCACCAGTCTGGCTTCATTGCACCGAGGCGCGCCGCGCGGCGGCGTGAAGAAGATCGCCCGGGCTGCCGATGGCCGCTTTGCGGTGACCGACAACTGGGATGACACACGCCATTACGCGGCCGTGCTGACTACGTGCCAGAGCTGGTTGCTGACCACCCAGATCGAGTGCGAGGAAACGTTGTTTTCGCAGAAGATGTGGATGGCCCTGGACCGCACCCGCTACATGCAGTCCTCGAAGACCTTCGTCATGGTCGACCGCCCGTTCTGGAAGGACAAGGACCCTGAAACAGGCCGCGACCTGATGAGCATGACCCTCACCGACCGCCTGACTCGGGGAACCTACCTGTTCGACCACGGCGACGACAAACCGGGGGTGATCTGCCTGTCGTACGCCTGGATGAGCGACGCCTTGAAGATGCTTCCCCACCCTGTGGAGAAGCGCGTCAAGCTGGCCCTGGATGCCTTGAAGAAGATCTACCCCAAGGTCGACATCGCCGCGCGCATCATCGGCGACCCGATCACCGTATCGTGGGAAGCCGATCCGTACTTCCTCGGTGCGTTCAAGGGCGCCCTGCCCGGCCACTACCGATACAACCAACGCATGTATGCGCACTTTATGCAAAGCGCGCTGCCTGATGCACAACGCGGTATCTTCATCGCCGGTGACGATGTGTCCTGGACGCCTGCCTGGGTCGAAGGCGCGGTACAGACGTCGCTGAATGCGGTGTGGGGCATCATGGCCCACTTCGATGGCTACACTCACCCGGAGAACCCCGGACCGGGCGATGTTTTCGATGAACTGGGGCCTATTGCCCTGTCGGATTGA
- a CDS encoding Lrp/AsnC family transcriptional regulator encodes MDRQLIAALQLNARESVAMLARGLGIARTTVTARLARLESSGVISGYGVRLGQHALDGGLQAYVGITVQPRSGKEVVRRLSGMAQVQQLCAVSGEFDYVAWLRTDSPEQLDQLLDQIGSVDGVEKTTTSIILSNKVDRRD; translated from the coding sequence ATGGATCGCCAGCTGATTGCCGCCTTGCAGCTCAATGCACGCGAGAGTGTGGCCATGCTCGCACGCGGGCTGGGCATTGCGCGCACCACGGTCACGGCGCGGCTCGCCCGGCTGGAAAGCTCCGGGGTCATCAGCGGCTATGGCGTACGGCTGGGCCAGCATGCACTGGATGGCGGCCTGCAGGCCTATGTCGGCATCACCGTGCAGCCACGTTCGGGCAAGGAAGTGGTACGGCGCCTGAGTGGCATGGCGCAGGTGCAGCAACTGTGCGCCGTGAGTGGCGAGTTCGATTACGTGGCCTGGCTGCGCACCGACTCGCCGGAGCAACTGGACCAATTGCTGGACCAGATCGGCAGCGTCGATGGGGTGGAGAAGACCACGACGTCGATCATCCTCAGCAACAAGGTCGACCGTAGAGATTGA
- a CDS encoding DUF2723 domain-containing protein: MSSTRGMHMPTLVSGLMLACAVIASFLAASGPVQWMDNGLMLADAAQGPLFSTSLGPVSHPLYALVAHLVHALLGMHLLSLLNAMLLLPLAIVVHGLAVSVGTPRHLALLAATATVLAHGVFWASTKAEPYVLHAVLTIGTYWLCFTAPARLGTTGRLLAIGVLSGLALAIHPLTLVVLLPLYVHLAMQHKLRLLLVLPGIALGFAPALPAVVNDLDSGMNLFEIIRRYLAGPDQLAIIPGGRNDTLWRFDDMWHEKNAVVLLGLSLIGPQFLGLLVWPKTRALQVLWAALLLNFLFAVSYGVFDRFTLFLPGIALASILGVAHLAKYLPNNRFGVAALYLSIVAGPTAMLSMWGLYANGWVKLPTHTEALPFRNDIRYYLVPYLEDRSAEQFARTYETLVPPGALVVADTTPLGALRSAQANGALRGRILQGCEQSTNIPPYLNGAGAFLPRTSFCGNIGEQFTLQENLLGFRLQAK, translated from the coding sequence ATGAGTTCGACCCGTGGCATGCACATGCCAACTTTAGTGTCTGGCTTGATGCTGGCCTGCGCCGTGATTGCCAGCTTCCTCGCGGCAAGCGGCCCGGTGCAGTGGATGGACAACGGCCTGATGCTGGCCGACGCGGCACAGGGTCCGTTGTTCAGCACCTCCCTGGGACCGGTCAGCCACCCGCTTTACGCGCTTGTCGCCCACCTGGTTCACGCGCTGCTTGGCATGCACCTGCTCAGCCTGCTCAACGCGATGCTGTTGCTGCCGCTGGCGATAGTCGTGCATGGTCTGGCGGTCAGCGTCGGCACGCCGCGCCACCTGGCGCTGCTGGCAGCGACCGCCACCGTGCTGGCCCACGGCGTATTCTGGGCCTCCACCAAGGCCGAGCCCTACGTGCTGCATGCTGTGCTGACCATCGGTACCTATTGGCTGTGCTTCACTGCACCGGCACGGCTCGGTACCACCGGCCGCCTGCTGGCCATCGGCGTGCTCAGCGGCCTTGCCCTGGCGATCCACCCGCTGACGCTGGTGGTGCTGTTGCCGCTGTACGTGCATCTGGCCATGCAACACAAGCTGCGCCTGCTGCTCGTCCTGCCTGGCATTGCCTTGGGCTTTGCCCCTGCTTTGCCTGCCGTCGTCAACGACCTGGACAGCGGCATGAATCTGTTCGAGATCATCCGCCGTTACCTGGCCGGTCCCGATCAGCTGGCGATCATTCCCGGCGGCCGCAACGACACGTTGTGGCGTTTCGACGACATGTGGCACGAGAAGAACGCGGTGGTGCTGCTGGGATTGTCCCTGATCGGCCCGCAGTTCCTCGGCCTGCTTGTGTGGCCGAAAACCCGCGCCCTGCAAGTGCTGTGGGCCGCGCTGCTGCTCAACTTCCTGTTCGCCGTGTCCTACGGCGTATTCGACCGCTTCACCCTGTTTCTGCCCGGCATCGCACTGGCCAGCATCCTGGGCGTCGCTCACTTGGCCAAGTACCTGCCTAACAATCGTTTCGGCGTCGCCGCGCTCTACCTGTCGATCGTGGCCGGGCCGACGGCCATGCTGTCGATGTGGGGGCTGTACGCCAACGGCTGGGTCAAGCTGCCAACCCACACCGAAGCGCTGCCGTTTCGCAACGACATCCGCTACTACCTGGTGCCCTACCTGGAGGACCGCTCCGCAGAACAATTCGCCCGCACCTACGAAACCCTGGTGCCACCCGGCGCCCTGGTCGTCGCCGACACCACCCCTCTGGGCGCCCTGCGCTCCGCGCAGGCCAACGGCGCGCTGCGCGGCCGCATCCTGCAAGGCTGCGAACAGAGCACCAACATCCCGCCCTACCTGAACGGCGCCGGCGCCTTTCTGCCACGCACTAGTTTCTGCGGGAACATTGGCGAGCAATTCACGTTGCAGGAAAATTTGCTGGGGTTTCGCCTGCAGGCGAAGTGA
- a CDS encoding helix-turn-helix transcriptional regulator, whose amino-acid sequence MDYELITTRLGKQIRQRRLNRGMTQAKLAELARVTRQKVIAIEKGDLSVGMTAYARVLAALNCELTVIPAVLPTLDEIHGIFD is encoded by the coding sequence ATGGACTACGAGCTCATTACCACCCGCTTGGGCAAGCAGATCAGGCAACGGCGCCTCAATCGCGGGATGACACAAGCCAAGCTCGCAGAGTTGGCCCGTGTCACGCGGCAGAAGGTCATCGCGATCGAGAAGGGCGATCTCTCGGTTGGCATGACCGCCTATGCGCGCGTGCTCGCTGCGCTGAATTGCGAACTCACGGTCATACCTGCCGTGCTGCCCACGCTGGATGAAATTCACGGGATATTCGACTGA
- a CDS encoding type II toxin-antitoxin system HipA family toxin: protein MPTLLQVSTPEGESGRVMRSEDDYIFRYRDDAAAHSAISLLMPPRMNEYRHRELHPIFQMNLPEGYVLEQLRNRLAKVTNVDPMLLLALSGSSSPVGRVAVNSAEVDALLQRQQFPGERLDEILAWDGAEDIFAGLVDRYILRAGISGVQPKVLVPEHPDHAPQRFTSKTSELIIKSGRDEFPGLAINEFLCMSVAKASGIVVPEFYLSDNTKLFVMRRFDRDKQLNPIGFEDMTALMGLAAEQKYSKSYSSIARAIRMFCAPDQIEHSLSQLFAIVTLSCIVGNGDAHLKNFGLLYANPAQGDARLAPAYDIVNTTAYIPDDVLALDLIGNKSMFASRQGLLDFAQLCGVEQPQEVIRTQLQALEQVLASSGEVTEKARHVVSAIQRSADPFRQTFG from the coding sequence ATGCCGACCCTACTGCAGGTTTCAACCCCGGAAGGAGAGAGCGGAAGAGTGATGCGCAGCGAAGATGACTACATCTTCCGTTATCGCGACGACGCCGCCGCGCACAGCGCGATCAGTTTGCTCATGCCCCCGCGAATGAATGAATACCGCCATCGCGAACTTCATCCCATCTTTCAGATGAATTTGCCTGAAGGTTACGTGCTGGAGCAGCTGCGCAATCGCCTGGCCAAGGTGACGAACGTCGATCCGATGCTGCTCCTGGCTCTTTCAGGCAGCAGTTCGCCCGTCGGGCGAGTCGCAGTCAACTCGGCGGAAGTCGATGCGCTGTTGCAACGCCAACAGTTCCCCGGAGAAAGGCTGGATGAGATCCTCGCCTGGGATGGTGCAGAGGACATCTTCGCCGGGCTGGTCGATCGCTACATCCTGCGTGCCGGCATCTCTGGGGTGCAACCCAAGGTGCTGGTACCCGAGCATCCCGACCACGCGCCGCAGCGATTCACCTCGAAAACGTCCGAACTGATCATCAAGAGCGGCCGAGATGAATTCCCTGGCCTGGCGATCAATGAGTTTCTCTGCATGTCCGTGGCCAAGGCCTCTGGAATCGTCGTGCCGGAATTCTACCTGTCCGATAACACCAAACTGTTCGTCATGCGCCGCTTTGATCGGGACAAACAGCTCAACCCTATCGGCTTCGAGGACATGACCGCACTCATGGGCTTGGCCGCCGAACAGAAATACAGCAAGAGCTACTCGTCCATTGCCAGAGCCATCCGTATGTTCTGCGCCCCTGACCAGATAGAGCATTCGCTGTCTCAGCTATTCGCTATCGTGACTCTCAGCTGCATCGTCGGCAACGGCGATGCCCATCTGAAAAACTTCGGACTGCTCTACGCCAATCCCGCCCAGGGCGATGCACGGCTTGCACCCGCCTACGACATCGTCAACACCACGGCCTATATTCCTGACGATGTACTGGCACTGGACCTGATCGGCAACAAATCGATGTTCGCCTCGCGACAGGGCTTGCTGGATTTCGCACAGCTCTGTGGTGTGGAGCAGCCGCAAGAAGTTATCCGCACGCAATTGCAAGCGTTGGAGCAGGTGCTGGCGAGCTCGGGTGAGGTGACGGAGAAAGCGCGGCACGTGGTCAGCGCAATACAGCGCAGTGCCGATCCCTTCAGGCAAACATTTGGGTAG
- a CDS encoding nuclease-related domain-containing protein → MDFTPVIAQLWGMLSWAIPFLLLIALFKSPWAKGHIGELLVRLFAHWQLDGQVYRRLHNVTLTTPDGTTQIDHVFLSIHGIFVLETKNMSGWIFGTEHQAQWTQKFPKRSFKFQNPLRQNYKHLKALEATLGIDPAHLHSVITFVGGSTFKTEMPANVTRGIGFIRYIKSFRQVVFSETEVDDMLQALKTGRLAPSFATHREHVQHLKRRSDPSAERCCPKCGSALVVRTRKTGANVGQQFWGCSAFPKCRVMQSL, encoded by the coding sequence ATGGACTTCACACCTGTCATCGCCCAGCTCTGGGGCATGTTGAGCTGGGCTATCCCGTTCCTGTTGCTTATCGCGCTGTTCAAATCGCCATGGGCCAAGGGTCATATCGGCGAGTTGTTGGTGCGCCTGTTTGCGCACTGGCAACTGGACGGGCAGGTCTATCGCCGTCTGCACAACGTCACCTTGACCACGCCTGACGGCACGACGCAGATCGATCATGTGTTTCTCTCGATCCATGGCATTTTCGTGTTGGAAACGAAGAACATGAGCGGCTGGATTTTCGGTACCGAGCACCAGGCGCAGTGGACGCAAAAGTTTCCCAAGCGCAGTTTCAAATTCCAGAATCCCCTTCGGCAGAACTACAAACATCTGAAGGCGCTGGAAGCCACTTTGGGTATCGACCCTGCGCACCTGCATTCGGTCATCACGTTCGTTGGGGGCAGTACGTTCAAGACCGAGATGCCGGCCAACGTGACTCGGGGCATTGGCTTCATCCGCTATATCAAGTCGTTTCGGCAGGTGGTTTTCAGTGAGACCGAAGTCGATGACATGTTGCAAGCACTGAAGACCGGGCGTCTGGCACCGAGCTTTGCGACTCATCGCGAACACGTGCAACACCTCAAGCGTCGCAGTGACCCCAGCGCTGAACGTTGTTGCCCGAAGTGCGGCAGTGCGCTGGTCGTTCGCACGCGGAAAACGGGCGCTAATGTCGGTCAGCAATTTTGGGGCTGTTCAGCTTTTCCCAAGTGTCGAGTCATGCAAAGTCTCTAA